The Castor canadensis chromosome X, mCasCan1.hap1v2, whole genome shotgun sequence genome includes a region encoding these proteins:
- the Foxp3 gene encoding forkhead box protein P3 produces the protein MPNPRPAKPTAPSLALGPFPGASPSWKAAPKASDLLGARGPGGTFQGRDLRGGTHAATSSSSLTPMPSSQLQLPTVPLVMVAPSGARLGPSPHLQALLQDRPHFMHQLSTGDAQTRSPVLQLRPLDSPAMISFPPPTSTTGIFSLKARPGLPPGINVASLEWVSREPALLCTFPSPSVSKKDSTLSTTPPGSYPLLVNGVCKWPGCEKIFKEPEDFLKHCQVDHLLDEKGRAQCLLQREVVQTLEQQLELEKEKLGAMQAHLAGKMALPKDPTAVPSDKGTCCIVASGTQGSVVPPWPSPQDASDGLFAVRRHLWGSHGNSTFPEFFHNMDYFKFHNMRPPFTYATLIRWAILEAPEKQRTLNEIYHWFTRMFAFFRNHPATWKNAIRHNLSLHKCFVRVESEKGAVWTVDEFEFRKKRSQRPSRCSNPTPGP, from the exons ATGCCCAACCCCAGGCCAGCCAAGCCCACGGCCCCTTCCTTGGCCCTCGGCCCATTTCCAGGAGCCTCACCCAGCTGGAAGGCTGCACCCAAGGCCTCAGACCTCCTGGGGGCCAGGGGTCCTGGGGGTACTTTCCAGGGCCGGGACCTTCGAGGTGGGACCCATgctgccacctcctcctcctccttgaccCCCATGCCATCATCGCAGCTGCAG CTGCCCACAGTGCCCTTAGTCATGGTGGCACCCTCTGGGGCCCGGCTGGGGCCCTCACCCCACTTGCAGGCACTTCTCCAGGACAGACCACACTTCATGCACCAG CTCTCCACAGGGGATGCTCAGACCCGGAGCCCTGTACTACAGCTGCGCCCACTGGACAGCCCAGCCATGATCAGCTTTCCACCACCCACCAGCACCACCGGGATCTTCTCCCTCAAGGCCCGGCCTGGCCTGCCACCTG GGATTAACGTGGCCAGTCTGGAGTGGGTGTCCAGGGAGCCAGCCCTGCTCTGTACTTTCCCAAGCCCAAGTGTGTCCAAGAAGGACAG CACCCTTTCGACCACACCCCCGGGGTCCTACCCACTGCTGGTAAATGGTGTCTGCAAGTGGCCCGGATGTGAGAAGATCTTCAAGGAGCCAGAGGACTTTCTCAA GCACTGCCAGGTGGACCACCTCCTGGATGAAAAGGGCAGGGCACAGTGTCTTCTCCAAAGAGAGGTGGTGCAGACTCTGGAGCAGCAA CTGGAACTGGAAAAGGAGAAGCTAGGTGCTATGCAGGCCCACCTGGCTGGAAAAATGGCACTTCCCAAGGACCCAACTGCG GTACCATCAGACAAGGGTACCTGTTGCATCGTAGCATCTGGCACACAGGGCAGCGTTGTCCCACCCTGGCCCAGCCCCCAGGACGCCTCAGACGGCCTGTTTGCTGTGCGGAGGCACCTCTGGGGCAGCCATGGCAACAGCACCTTCCCAG AGTTCTTCCATAACATGGACTACTTCAAGTTCCACAACATGCGGCCCCCTTTCACCTATGCCACCCTCATCCGCTGG GCCATCCTGGAGGCTCCTGAGAAGCAGCGGACGCTCAATGAAATCTACCACTGGTTCACACGCATGTTTGCCTTCTTCCGAAACCACCCTGCTACCTGGAAG AATGCTATCCGCCACAACCTGAGCTTGCACAAGTGCTTTGTGCGGGTGGAGAGTGAGAAAGGGGCTGTGTGGACCGTGGATGAGTTTGAGTTCCGCAAGAAAAGGAGCCAGAGGCCTAGCAGGTGCTCCAACCCTACACCTGGCCCCTGA
- the Ccdc22 gene encoding coiled-coil domain-containing protein 22 isoform X2: protein MEEADRILIHSLRQAGTAVPPDVQNLRAFTTELVVEAVVRCLRVINPAVGSGLSPLLPPAMSARFRLAMSLAQACMDLGYPLELGYQNFLYPSEPDLRDLLLFLAERLPTDASEDADQPAGDSALFLRAIGSEIRDQLALPWVPPLLRTPKLQYLQGSATQQPFHVSRLVLPEQSSREELWEFQESSLLLPALTQVPQPAGRAASLLERHAIQLCQHVGRDRAGDEDWVRRAPRLPPQEDPRAPRQRLQKQLVEHLRQSWGPLGAPRQTRDLGELLQAWGAGTKTGAPKGSRFTHSEKFAFHLEPQAQAAQVADAPASSRWPEQDTRAAQEQELESLREQLEGVNHSIEEVEADMKTLGISLAQVETECRQSELSTAEREQVLRLKSRAMELLPDGAANLAKLQLVVESSAQRVIHLAGQWEKHRVPLLAEYRHLRKLQDCRELQSSRRLAEIQELHQSVRAAAEEARRKEEVYKQLVSELETLPRDVSRLAYTQRILEIVGNIRKQKEEITKDAKKDDAVRKAYKYLAALHENCSQLIQTIEDTGTIMREVRDLEEQIETEMGKKTLSNLEKICEDYRALRQENAGLLGRVREA from the exons ATGGAGGAGGCCGACCGAATCCTCATCCATTCCTTGCGCCAGGCAGGCAC GGCAGTCCCTCCAGATGTGCAGAACCTACGAGCCTTCACCACTGAGCTGGTTGTAGAGGCCGTGGTCCGATGCCTGCGTGTGATCAACCCTGCTGTGGGCTCTGGCCTCAGTCCCCTGCTGCCTCCAGCCATGTCTGCCCGGTTCCGCCTGGCCATGAGCCTGGCTCAGGCGTGCATG GACCTGGGTTATCCCTTGGAGCTTGGCTACCAGAACTTCCTATACCCCAGTGAGCCTGACCTCCGGGACCTGCTTCTCTTCTTGGCTGAGCGCCTGCCCACGGATGCCTCTGAGGATGCAGACCAGCCTGCAG GTGATTCAGCTCTTTTCCTCCGAGCCATTGGAAGTGAAATCCGGGACCAACTGGCTCTGCCCTGGGTACCGCCTCTTCTTCGCACCCCCAAGTTGCAGTACCTCCAG GGCTCAGCCACCCAGCAACCTTTCCATGTCAGCAGGCTGGTCCTGCCTGAGCAGAGTTCCAGAGAAG AGTTGTGGGAGTTCCAGGAGAGTTCCCTGCTGCTACCAGCCCTCACACAGGTACCCCAGCCTGCTGGGAGGGCAGCTTCGCTCCTCGAACGCCATGCCATCCAGCTCTGCCAGCACGTGGGCCGTGACCGTGCAGGGGATGAGGACTGGGTGCGCAGGGCGCCCCGCCTTCCACCCCAG GAGGATCCCCGAGCTCCTCGGCAGCGGCTGCAGAAGCAGCTGGTCGAGCATCTGCGTCAAAGTTGGGGCCCACTTGGGGCCCCACGACAAACCCGAGACCTGGGAGAGTTGCTGCAGGCCTGGGGTGCTGGGACCAAAACTGGTGCCCCCAAAGGCTCCCGCTTCACACATTCAGAAAAGTTTGCCTTCCACCTG GAGCCCCAGGCTCAGGCAGCCCAGGTGGCAGATGCTCCGGCCAGCTCCCGGTGGCCTGAACAG GACACCAGGGCAGCTCAAGAACAGGAACTAGAGTCCCTTCGGGAGCAGCTGGAGGGTGTGAATCATAGTATTGAAGAGGTTGAAGCAGACATGAAAACCCTGGGAATCAGTCTTGCACAG GTGGAGACCGAGTGTCGGCAGAGTGAGCTCAGCACAGCAGAGCGGGAACAGGTCCTTCGCCTAAAGAGCCGGGCTATGGAGCTGCTTCCTGATGGGGCTGCAAACCTTGCCAAGCTGCAG CTTGTGGTGGAGAGCAGCGCCCAGCGGGTCATCCACCTGGCGGGTCAGTGGGAAAAGCACCGGGTTCCGCTTCTTGCTGAGTACCGCCACCTCCGAAAGCTCCAGGATTGCAGGGAG CTGCAATCTTCTCGACGGCTGGCAGAAATCCAGGAGCTGCATCAGAGTGTTCGGGCAGCTGCAGAAGAGGCCCGCAGGAAGGAGGAAGTCTATAAGCAGCTG GTGTCAGAGCTGGAGACTCTGCCAAGAGATGTGTCCCGGCTGGCCTACACGCAACGTATCCTGGAGATTGTGGGCAACATCCGGAAGCAAAAGGAAGAGATTACTAAG GATGCCAAGAAGGATGATGCTGTTCGGAAGGCCTACAAGTATCTAGCTGCCCTGCATGAG AACTGTAGCCAGCTCATCCAGACCATTGAGGACACAGGCACTATCATGAGAGAGGTTCGAGACCTTGAGGAACAG ATCGAGACAGAGATGGGCAAGAAGACCCTCAGCAACCTGGAGAAGATCTGTGAGGACTACCGAGCCCTCCGGCAGGAGAATGCTGGCCTCTTGGGCCGGGTCCGGGAGGCCTGA
- the Ccdc22 gene encoding coiled-coil domain-containing protein 22 isoform X1, protein MEEADRILIHSLRQAGTAVPPDVQNLRAFTTELVVEAVVRCLRVINPAVGSGLSPLLPPAMSARFRLAMSLAQACMDLGYPLELGYQNFLYPSEPDLRDLLLFLAERLPTDASEDADQPAGDSALFLRAIGSEIRDQLALPWVPPLLRTPKLQYLQGSATQQPFHVSRLVLPEQSSREELWEFQESSLLLPALTQVPQPAGRAASLLERHAIQLCQHVGRDRAGDEDWVRRAPRLPPQEDPRAPRQRLQKQLVEHLRQSWGPLGAPRQTRDLGELLQAWGAGTKTGAPKGSRFTHSEKFAFHLEPQAQAAQVADAPASSRWPEQDTRAAQEQELESLREQLEGVNHSIEEVEADMKTLGISLAQVETECRQSELSTAEREQVLRLKSRAMELLPDGAANLAKLQLVVESSAQRVIHLAGQWEKHRVPLLAEYRHLRKLQDCRELQSSRRLAEIQELHQSVRAAAEEARRKEEVYKQLVSELETLPRDVSRLAYTQRILEIVGNIRKQKEEITKILSDTKELQKEINSLSGKLDRTFAVTDELVFKDAKKDDAVRKAYKYLAALHENCSQLIQTIEDTGTIMREVRDLEEQIETEMGKKTLSNLEKICEDYRALRQENAGLLGRVREA, encoded by the exons ATGGAGGAGGCCGACCGAATCCTCATCCATTCCTTGCGCCAGGCAGGCAC GGCAGTCCCTCCAGATGTGCAGAACCTACGAGCCTTCACCACTGAGCTGGTTGTAGAGGCCGTGGTCCGATGCCTGCGTGTGATCAACCCTGCTGTGGGCTCTGGCCTCAGTCCCCTGCTGCCTCCAGCCATGTCTGCCCGGTTCCGCCTGGCCATGAGCCTGGCTCAGGCGTGCATG GACCTGGGTTATCCCTTGGAGCTTGGCTACCAGAACTTCCTATACCCCAGTGAGCCTGACCTCCGGGACCTGCTTCTCTTCTTGGCTGAGCGCCTGCCCACGGATGCCTCTGAGGATGCAGACCAGCCTGCAG GTGATTCAGCTCTTTTCCTCCGAGCCATTGGAAGTGAAATCCGGGACCAACTGGCTCTGCCCTGGGTACCGCCTCTTCTTCGCACCCCCAAGTTGCAGTACCTCCAG GGCTCAGCCACCCAGCAACCTTTCCATGTCAGCAGGCTGGTCCTGCCTGAGCAGAGTTCCAGAGAAG AGTTGTGGGAGTTCCAGGAGAGTTCCCTGCTGCTACCAGCCCTCACACAGGTACCCCAGCCTGCTGGGAGGGCAGCTTCGCTCCTCGAACGCCATGCCATCCAGCTCTGCCAGCACGTGGGCCGTGACCGTGCAGGGGATGAGGACTGGGTGCGCAGGGCGCCCCGCCTTCCACCCCAG GAGGATCCCCGAGCTCCTCGGCAGCGGCTGCAGAAGCAGCTGGTCGAGCATCTGCGTCAAAGTTGGGGCCCACTTGGGGCCCCACGACAAACCCGAGACCTGGGAGAGTTGCTGCAGGCCTGGGGTGCTGGGACCAAAACTGGTGCCCCCAAAGGCTCCCGCTTCACACATTCAGAAAAGTTTGCCTTCCACCTG GAGCCCCAGGCTCAGGCAGCCCAGGTGGCAGATGCTCCGGCCAGCTCCCGGTGGCCTGAACAG GACACCAGGGCAGCTCAAGAACAGGAACTAGAGTCCCTTCGGGAGCAGCTGGAGGGTGTGAATCATAGTATTGAAGAGGTTGAAGCAGACATGAAAACCCTGGGAATCAGTCTTGCACAG GTGGAGACCGAGTGTCGGCAGAGTGAGCTCAGCACAGCAGAGCGGGAACAGGTCCTTCGCCTAAAGAGCCGGGCTATGGAGCTGCTTCCTGATGGGGCTGCAAACCTTGCCAAGCTGCAG CTTGTGGTGGAGAGCAGCGCCCAGCGGGTCATCCACCTGGCGGGTCAGTGGGAAAAGCACCGGGTTCCGCTTCTTGCTGAGTACCGCCACCTCCGAAAGCTCCAGGATTGCAGGGAG CTGCAATCTTCTCGACGGCTGGCAGAAATCCAGGAGCTGCATCAGAGTGTTCGGGCAGCTGCAGAAGAGGCCCGCAGGAAGGAGGAAGTCTATAAGCAGCTG GTGTCAGAGCTGGAGACTCTGCCAAGAGATGTGTCCCGGCTGGCCTACACGCAACGTATCCTGGAGATTGTGGGCAACATCCGGAAGCAAAAGGAAGAGATTACTAAG ATTTTGTCTGACACAAAGGAGCTTCAGAAGGAAATTAACTCCCTCTCTGGGAAGCTGGACCGGACATTTGCCGTGACTGATGAACTCGTGTTCAAG GATGCCAAGAAGGATGATGCTGTTCGGAAGGCCTACAAGTATCTAGCTGCCCTGCATGAG AACTGTAGCCAGCTCATCCAGACCATTGAGGACACAGGCACTATCATGAGAGAGGTTCGAGACCTTGAGGAACAG ATCGAGACAGAGATGGGCAAGAAGACCCTCAGCAACCTGGAGAAGATCTGTGAGGACTACCGAGCCCTCCGGCAGGAGAATGCTGGCCTCTTGGGCCGGGTCCGGGAGGCCTGA